In Brassica napus cultivar Da-Ae chromosome C2, Da-Ae, whole genome shotgun sequence, the sequence CTGCCTCTCACTGCTCATCATAACCCAGACACTCTTTTGTTTGACCCATCTTTTGCCTTCACCGATTGCTTTCCTCTGCTTTAGCCTTTAGGACTTTCCTGATTCTATCTCTGAGCGATAAATTCTTGCATAGACTTTGCGAATCATATTATACAATTAGTCTAAGcaagaattaatcatgaattgTAATAAGCCCTGATTCATTGTGGATCCTATCCTTATCTTATCAAAGATCAACTCCTGTGCAATACATGTACCAAACTCTTTTGCCACTCaagtaaagaaaacaaaaaaacatatgtcCATTGAATTAATAACTGCGCGTAATTTTGGTAACATGTCCTTAAGAAAAGGGAAAGTTGTAAGACTTACAAAACATCATCCTCCAGAGAATATACGATACCATCATCAAGAGGCAAAGAAGGAGGGGTTCCTGGAGGGATACTAGCAGCACCGTTTTCACCAGCACATATGCAAAGTGCTTCGGCATCTCTGACTGTGGAATCCAGGTCAATATGCCCAGAAAGCTCGTTGATGAATTTTAAGAGAGTGTCGAAATCCATCTGTTCTCCCATTATCGTACTGCGACATCGCTTCAGGATTGCTACACAAACATAGAGGTGAAGGTGTTCTGTGAGGTACTGGGTCCATAACACCTCCCACAACTGCATTGTCTTCTCGTACTCAAACTCCCTGATACATGTACGTTTCCACCACAGTCAAATACAACCAACGAAATTCCAAGTGTGATGGAACTGtattcaaattattttaaactggAAAAGGTGGAGaagaatacacaaacctttTAAATTGTATCAGGATCCAGCGGAAACAGAAGAAGTAATTCAAGCAGTCATTCTGCTTAAAGTAATTATGCAGTGGGCTATCGAGCAACTCCACCAGCTGTTGGACAGTGAAAATGAAAAGGCTCCAGATTCAGATCCCAAAAATTAATGCTGAATGCTGATAGAAAGGAAGAAATATAAAACGCAGAGGTGCTGTCGAGCCAAAATTATAAACCTTTGAGAGTGCAAAGAGCTGAGTATGCATCCCATTCTGATCACGGTTAAAGTTGGGTCCAAGGCGTTCCATCAATGCCACAAAACACCAAAAGGCTTCTGATTCATCCTCCATCACGAACAAGATAGGAGACAGATAATCACTCATTCCCTAACAAGtaaaaaccacaaaaacatTTGTCAGTTAAATCACAGTGGGAATATTCAATGCAAAAGCCAGAATAGATGACTGTCCAAGCATTCCCGCGTATACACTTAGTGGAGACACTCAAAACAAAATGGAAACTAACAGTATGGACACAGCCAACTTGTAACTCAGTACCTGGCAGTAACCGAGGTCAAAATTGTAGAAGGAGTAGGTCAACAAAATATCACGCATGATATTGACATTCAGATTATCATCCCCTTCATAGTACTCAAATGACCTATCAGTTCTTACctgcagaagaagaaataaacaaGGCATTTAGCTCAATAGGAATTCGATGAGTCTGCATGCATAAAATAGATTCTCAAACTCTTCTTACCACATCTTTATCTATCAGCCCCTTCCTCTCCCGATATTTTGTGAACCTTTTTGCTTGTTCGCGGGAGATGCtctgttagaaaaaaaaatacttgttaAGAATGCCATTGAACATGAGGGAAATAAACTGGTCCAGGAACGCCTCAGTTTTATATAACTAGCTCAGCCATTTTTCTGCCAAGTAACTATATAGCCAATATTAAGTGATTTTGAAAGATATCAAATTATGATGAACGAACCTGCCACTGCTGTTTCAAGGTTGCATATTCCATCTGTTTGACAGATCGAAGATATTCTCTCTCTGCATACGTTGATTCATATGCATGATATCCCAAGAGAAAGGGCCAGACCTGTAATTGTGATCCTAAGTTATCAATCTGCATATACTTACGCAAAGCCTAAATTCGAATTTCATCTGAAATAGAAAAGTTCACCTCTTTTCGCAAATGGTGCTCAATGCCTCCATAGAAAACTCTCTCTCGAAGAGCTTTTGATTCAACAACTCGTCCTTCAGAATCCAAGAATGCTGTGAACTGAGAACCCAGAAGAAGTTTCTTTTTAAACAAATGATAGAAAAACGAGAAATTTATGCGTACACACTTagcaaacaaaaattaaaacatatcttATAACAGGGTACTAAGTCGTTATTTTAAACTTCACCATAATGCTTGGAGATATACTATTTCTTCTCTACCATTTAGTAAAAAGATGAAACACAGCATTTGAAAGTTCTTACCTCTTGAGACCCCATTGGTGATTGCCTTGGTTTTCCCCACACCAAACTCAACTTGTTAAACTGCAAAGGAGGAACAGTTATATGGCATAATCTATAACAAATTCATAAGTGCGATTTTACCCCAAAGATTTAAGATAAATGATAATCTTTACAAAACACAGAAGAAAACTAGATGCTGCATCATGGCGCAAAGGAAGATTCACAATATACGGACAGAATTTCTACCAACATGCTAATGCttataacaaaaacataaactaaatattATCCTTACCTCTAAGGGATCAGCAGGGACATCAATGTCATTATAAATTTCTTCATCATTGAGATGCTCCTTTTCAGGATAACTATGAGGGTTTTGATCATGTTTTTCCTCAACAATATTTGACAGCTTTTCGGGATAACTATGCACGGGCTGGTTATTCCATCTCTTGCCGGCGGAACCAAAGCCATTGTTTTCAGAAAACAACTGAGTTGTTGTTTCTCGAGCAAACTTAGTAACCAGAGAAAACTTCTCTAGAAGATGAATTGAAAGATCACGAGTAGGATCATGACTCTTCTGCTTCCTCAATCCATACTGGGAAACATTAGAAACTCTGTTGTCGATACCTGCACTTGTTCCCCCTTGATTTTCATTAGAATATACTTCATCTAATGGGTATGTAGATTGTCCACTTGCAACAGGCAATGAACTTGGCAACTCCAATGAAGAAAGAGTTTTCTGATGGATATTACCATAAAATATATTAGCCCATAAGATAAACCAAAATGATCACTCCACACAACATGAGATGATTTGTTATAGTTACCTGCAAGCGACTCTGAAAATCATTCACAATGAACACGTTTGCATCTTCTGCTGACCTATAAAAGGTAAGCTTATGTAAGACTATATTATTTCCGGCAAAACTATGTAACGACTCATCCAGTTCCATACTAAATAAACATCACACATCAGGGACAAACCTAGCAAGAAGAACATGTTGCTTCACTGTGGCTAGAAACTCCTTAACTCCTCCGTTGTAGAAGTACAGAGGCGGGAATGCAAGTCCTGCAGGTCATTTCGTAACAAATTAACAGTTTCCAGAGAAAGGAAAAGAGAATCACATCCCGTTTACTAGTGTCAAAGCCAACTAGGAATACCACGGCTTTTTCACTAATTTAAATTTCACATATCTTAATTAAGATTACTTTAGTATTCATTTATAAAACCAAGAGTCTACCAGAGGTAAACCAAGTATCCATCTCAACAAAAGCAGCAGCAAGAGTCTAAAGGTCTTGTAAATTTACCAGAAGAGAGCACAACGATGACATACTGCCATCCGAGAGGAGGAGTGTGCCGCCTGATGGACCTAACTTCAGTGAATGGAACTGCTGTGATGGTATAAAGATTCCTGTCTACAAAAGATAGAGAAACTAAAAACCAAGTTCAAGGCATTTTCTTGATGCTAATTTAGTTCCAAGGAATCAAGTGAATATACCTTTCTCTGATAACTTTGCATTAGAGGTTTGTCCCTTGTACGGAATCCACGACTAGCCATACAAAATATCAACGAGTAAGCAACTGAATACAAAACTGTACATGAAGCAATCAAAAGATtaccaggaagagaagagacTCTTGCTTGGTTAACTTCAAACGACCACTGATCCTCTCCGATGCGAACTGTGTGGGATGAATTGCGACGTTGTCCTTCAAATATATCAATTCAGCGGCGTCGGGATCACTAGATCTACTTCTCTTATCACTGTCGCACCGCATCATGCTAGCCGATCCCTGAAGCAATAATCAGAAGCGATAGAAACGTAATCAAACGAAGAAACACGAATTCGCGGAGAGATTCATAGCGATTAGGTTTGTACAACAAGAATCCGATTGCGATTGCGATTGCGATTGACTTGCAGAGATTTGCGAAATAGAAAGTTAAGGGAAAAGGAGGAGTGAGAGAAGAGCAAACTTGTAGTTGAGAGGCAGCGTAGTCGGCGTCGTCGGAGAGATCATGTAGCTCCGATGCTTCCATGCTCGGTTGATTTcacgaggagagagagagagagagacgagagaaggagaagaagagatcgATTACCCTCTagacaaagtaaaaaaaaaagagtgcgTTAAGGAAGCTACAGGCGCGTTGAGAATCGATTCCATTACGTGTGCAGATAAAAGGCTTTTATtgcaaataaaacaaaaaaaaagagagttaatTTGCAAACTAGTAACATCTGAAATTTgttccaaaataatataaaaactagGTCAATtacttattaataaatttttttaccaattaaaatattataatgataaattattatttatcttttaaacaatttattttttatttttttatttgaaattttcaattatataaaattaaaaaaatatattttattaaatttagttatgtgttttctgttttttcttttaatttttatctttttgctaaaagatattttcatataacaACATAGTATATATAAgcattatctttttattttaaaatattctttaaaattttggataattattaatattattaattttatcacttatctaatcaaaataatttaaattcgtttttattttgtaggtaatttatatat encodes:
- the LOC106415462 gene encoding TBC1 domain family member 15-like isoform X2; amino-acid sequence: MMRCDSDKRSRSSDPDAAELIYLKDNVAIHPTQFASERISGRLKLTKQESLLFLSWIPYKGQTSNAKLSEKDRNLYTITAVPFTEVRSIRRHTPPLGWQYVIVVLSSGLAFPPLYFYNGGVKEFLATVKQHVLLARSAEDANVFIVNDFQSRLQKTLSSLELPSSLPVASGQSTYPLDEVYSNENQGGTSAGIDNRVSNVSQYGLRKQKSHDPTRDLSIHLLEKFSLVTKFARETTTQLFSENNGFGSAGKRWNNQPVHSYPEKLSNIVEEKHDQNPHSYPEKEHLNDEEIYNDIDVPADPLEFNKLSLVWGKPRQSPMGSQEFTAFLDSEGRVVESKALRERVFYGGIEHHLRKEVWPFLLGYHAYESTYAEREYLRSVKQMEYATLKQQWQSISREQAKRFTKYRERKGLIDKDVVRTDRSFEYYEGDDNLNVNIMRDILLTYSFYNFDLGYCQGMSDYLSPILFVMEDESEAFWCFVALMERLGPNFNRDQNGMHTQLFALSKLVELLDSPLHNYFKQNDCLNYFFCFRWILIQFKREFEYEKTMQLWEVLWTQYLTEHLHLYVCVAILKRCRSTIMGEQMDFDTLLKFINELSGHIDLDSTVRDAEALCICAGENGAASIPPGTPPSLPLDDGIVYSLEDDVL
- the LOC106415462 gene encoding TBC1 domain family member 15-like isoform X1, translated to MEASELHDLSDDADYAASQLQGSASMMRCDSDKRSRSSDPDAAELIYLKDNVAIHPTQFASERISGRLKLTKQESLLFLSWIPYKGQTSNAKLSEKDRNLYTITAVPFTEVRSIRRHTPPLGWQYVIVVLSSGLAFPPLYFYNGGVKEFLATVKQHVLLARSAEDANVFIVNDFQSRLQKTLSSLELPSSLPVASGQSTYPLDEVYSNENQGGTSAGIDNRVSNVSQYGLRKQKSHDPTRDLSIHLLEKFSLVTKFARETTTQLFSENNGFGSAGKRWNNQPVHSYPEKLSNIVEEKHDQNPHSYPEKEHLNDEEIYNDIDVPADPLEFNKLSLVWGKPRQSPMGSQEFTAFLDSEGRVVESKALRERVFYGGIEHHLRKEVWPFLLGYHAYESTYAEREYLRSVKQMEYATLKQQWQSISREQAKRFTKYRERKGLIDKDVVRTDRSFEYYEGDDNLNVNIMRDILLTYSFYNFDLGYCQGMSDYLSPILFVMEDESEAFWCFVALMERLGPNFNRDQNGMHTQLFALSKLVELLDSPLHNYFKQNDCLNYFFCFRWILIQFKREFEYEKTMQLWEVLWTQYLTEHLHLYVCVAILKRCRSTIMGEQMDFDTLLKFINELSGHIDLDSTVRDAEALCICAGENGAASIPPGTPPSLPLDDGIVYSLEDDVL